The following are from one region of the Leptospira terpstrae serovar Hualin str. LT 11-33 = ATCC 700639 genome:
- a CDS encoding porin: MKTISQAILAILFFVGAVSAESEAPQTKEQVPSGTNPTEAKEHKKESKEPQAKVYRELYEDTESGQIFTKPGPNRVKVEYNRPLSNANTTTLPDAFAHRPDDTAKEKLTITGRMQFRGVSGSEDSLFNNGHRDFNTVDWNFRRLRLGAQYENDWWGANIQLRLENMLNRPDVVQTTNTLNYLDANGRAASTTYVSNTRMKDNRGYIHEAFAYAKIPYGGLRFVFGQLPTQFSREYLQSSANFVTLERSMIVNAIPQFDNGVMIQATPLKEIDHKWERYLQVSLMVGNGKGGGGDYGTGRRQDLTTANRYGTVNTSPIYYARAQVNVFGGLKRESDGKMVNWQEGEEIFQRELKWSVGAGYVQTQNLITPALYVPEYTPGTTSGIQLLTAQGSNPDRGSLDSNGNPNFLVQNSVPTLGRPKMGLIGHTYDSTFTYKGFYLSGAYTTFGGAASNDLFGYHGTIGYNIPILDKYYIMPVLKYEYIQGDFNRNGKVDPTDSLRVYWAGLNLFGDKHHFKAQLYYQVLGNQFDVNPSTGNAMPIDDRRVYLQFQANFWTGVVSPEAYSYRPN; encoded by the coding sequence ATGAAGACTATCTCCCAAGCCATCTTGGCCATTCTATTCTTTGTTGGGGCAGTTTCTGCAGAATCCGAAGCTCCTCAAACGAAAGAACAGGTGCCGTCGGGAACCAACCCCACAGAAGCCAAAGAACATAAAAAAGAATCAAAAGAACCACAAGCGAAAGTTTACCGAGAACTCTATGAGGATACGGAATCAGGCCAAATTTTTACAAAACCAGGTCCGAACCGAGTGAAGGTGGAATACAACCGTCCCCTCAGCAATGCTAATACAACTACCCTTCCTGATGCCTTTGCCCACAGACCCGATGATACCGCAAAAGAAAAATTAACAATCACCGGGCGGATGCAGTTTCGAGGTGTTTCTGGATCCGAAGACTCACTTTTCAATAATGGACATCGTGATTTTAATACCGTCGATTGGAACTTTCGAAGGCTCCGGTTAGGTGCCCAGTACGAAAACGATTGGTGGGGTGCAAACATCCAACTTCGTTTGGAGAATATGTTGAATAGACCTGATGTGGTTCAGACAACAAACACATTGAATTATTTGGATGCGAATGGAAGGGCTGCCAGTACAACTTATGTAAGTAACACTAGGATGAAGGATAACCGTGGTTATATCCATGAAGCCTTTGCGTATGCAAAAATTCCTTATGGTGGATTACGATTTGTGTTCGGTCAATTGCCAACTCAATTCAGTAGAGAATATTTGCAATCCTCTGCTAACTTTGTGACTTTAGAACGTAGTATGATTGTGAATGCCATTCCTCAGTTTGACAACGGGGTGATGATCCAAGCAACTCCTCTCAAAGAAATTGATCATAAATGGGAAAGATACTTACAAGTATCCTTAATGGTAGGTAACGGGAAAGGGGGAGGTGGAGATTATGGAACAGGTAGACGCCAAGACTTAACTACTGCTAACCGATATGGAACAGTAAATACTTCTCCTATCTACTATGCTCGTGCACAAGTGAATGTGTTTGGTGGACTCAAACGGGAGTCTGATGGTAAGATGGTGAACTGGCAAGAAGGGGAAGAAATTTTCCAACGAGAACTAAAATGGTCTGTCGGTGCGGGTTATGTACAAACACAGAATTTAATCACCCCAGCACTTTATGTTCCCGAATACACACCCGGAACAACAAGTGGAATTCAACTCCTCACAGCCCAAGGGTCCAATCCGGATCGTGGGAGTTTAGATTCCAATGGAAATCCAAATTTTTTAGTCCAAAACTCAGTTCCTACATTGGGTAGGCCAAAGATGGGACTCATTGGGCATACCTATGATAGTACCTTTACTTACAAAGGATTTTATTTATCTGGCGCCTATACCACATTTGGTGGTGCAGCTTCCAATGATTTATTTGGTTATCATGGGACTATAGGATATAACATCCCGATTTTAGATAAATACTACATTATGCCAGTATTAAAATATGAATACATCCAAGGAGATTTTAATCGCAATGGGAAAGTGGATCCAACCGACTCTTTACGAGTGTATTGGGCAGGTTTAAACCTATTCGGTGACAAACACCATTTTAAAGCCCAACTTTATTACCAAGTTCTTGGAAATCAATTTGATGTGAATCCAAGTACTGGAAACGCAATGCCCATTGATGATAGAAGAGTTTACCTACAATTCCAGGCAAACTTTTGGACCGGAGTTGTTTCTCCTGAAGCTTACAGTTACAGACCAAACTAA
- a CDS encoding bile acid:sodium symporter family protein, which translates to MNYNNDYQIILGLVLALMIFGVALELRFIAFKAVLQRPVSALAGLIGQTIFLPWITLLITLVLDLPAGIELGMLLVAASPGGNLSNIITHLAHGNTALSVSMTAVSSAFAIITLPLNFTITANLNPVTHAMISGTGELHIDNIAIIKGLVVLLLFPLALGMAIGNFATKAAHKITPFFKQISSVAFLLFVVVAVGGNWKVFVDNMGYIFLIVVFHNLVALTIGNIIARVFRQDPYNRRAITIEVGMQNSGLALGLILTQFQAEPNMALVAAFWGIWHIVSGLLLVLYWRKFAPIEGSQV; encoded by the coding sequence ATGAATTATAATAACGACTATCAAATCATTTTAGGTCTTGTTTTGGCCCTGATGATCTTCGGTGTTGCTTTAGAACTTAGGTTCATCGCTTTTAAAGCAGTACTACAACGTCCGGTCTCGGCTCTAGCTGGGCTCATTGGTCAGACAATTTTTTTACCTTGGATCACTCTACTCATCACACTAGTTCTCGACTTACCCGCTGGGATTGAGTTGGGTATGTTGTTAGTTGCTGCAAGTCCTGGCGGAAACCTATCCAATATCATTACCCATTTGGCCCATGGAAATACAGCACTCTCTGTAAGTATGACAGCAGTTTCCAGTGCTTTTGCTATTATCACTTTACCACTTAACTTTACTATCACGGCAAACTTGAATCCAGTCACACATGCCATGATTTCTGGAACCGGTGAACTTCATATTGATAACATTGCGATCATTAAAGGTCTCGTGGTTCTGCTTTTATTTCCTTTGGCTCTTGGAATGGCGATTGGTAATTTTGCAACAAAAGCGGCCCATAAAATCACTCCGTTTTTCAAACAGATTTCTTCTGTCGCCTTTCTTTTGTTTGTTGTTGTGGCAGTTGGCGGAAACTGGAAGGTGTTTGTCGACAATATGGGATATATTTTCCTAATCGTTGTTTTTCATAATTTAGTAGCTCTAACAATTGGAAATATAATTGCAAGAGTGTTTCGCCAAGACCCTTACAATCGAAGAGCCATTACCATTGAAGTGGGTATGCAAAACTCAGGGCTTGCCCTTGGATTAATCCTAACACAGTTCCAAGCAGAACCAAACATGGCTTTGGTGGCTGCCTTTTGGGGAATTTGGCATATTGTTTCGGGACTGCTTCTCGTTTTGTATTGGCGAAAGTTTGCCCCAATCGAAGGATCTCAAGTTTGA
- a CDS encoding LA_3150 family lipoprotein gives MNLNQMNRLLIIMIVSIFLGNCQSKEQSREDISSLVINNLLNGVADRNKSLVVMEVADLGGSFTGSCYDTFQLNGGNVGPTAYFNTPPGGAGGLLNTNIKKYAVSTSSCSDLGFASGTNFGSSSQRPNPDDVFTFKMFTCDPNNNPCARSAITAAGF, from the coding sequence ATGAATCTAAACCAAATGAATCGATTGTTAATTATAATGATAGTTTCGATCTTTCTTGGAAATTGCCAATCCAAAGAACAGAGCAGAGAAGATATCTCCTCATTAGTAATCAACAATTTACTAAATGGAGTTGCTGACAGAAACAAATCCTTGGTGGTGATGGAAGTTGCTGATCTAGGTGGATCGTTTACTGGATCTTGTTATGACACCTTCCAACTGAACGGGGGAAATGTGGGACCCACAGCATACTTCAACACTCCTCCCGGTGGTGCTGGTGGACTTCTTAATACTAATATCAAAAAATATGCAGTATCCACTTCGTCTTGTTCGGATTTAGGATTTGCCAGTGGTACTAATTTTGGATCAAGCTCACAAAGACCTAATCCAGATGATGTGTTCACTTTTAAAATGTTTACTTGTGATCCGAATAACAACCCTTGTGCGAGATCAGCCATCACAGCGGCAGGTTTTTGA
- a CDS encoding methyl-accepting chemotaxis protein, with protein MKFNSLKTVIVALSIAVIMVLTFGISSFAYIIGKTYIVDAYIGEMKNVARLSGRQIQNFFDQQFLLAEFIATNPEFAERCIKKDRKYLDPLLANLSQKFGIYENVFLSTAEENPVVFSDATGKAIGFRWGNTGFNENIKAVLSGKPLLSKVNRSPVTQEPVAVLTMPVFQGKQVVAIFAFAISLNHLTDEVVKDVKIGKEGFVAITDREGQVIGHPDKSLILKLDLQKLDWGKKLLALKSNEHMEYFFGKEKIATVFDLGQYNIRLATIATKGEILSVVHDMLLKIGIFAIVILSISIYALSKLITQRLKPISGLRDLFKKMSAGDLSQNLKITHDDEIGELSGDTNFFLQSLRKIVSEIQFISQELASSAGQLSSSSDSFSGGAQATAASTEQMSATVEEMSASMENITGSIDIQHNNISQFQIKIQELANSVKQVADEINHTINRMKSISNQAKEGEQSLTGMNEMISNILKSSDEMKAIIAIINEISDQTQLLALNAAIEAARAGDAGRGFAVVAEEISKLSIRTASSIKSISEMIGKNSKELDGGAKSIQSSTSLIQEIIKNINDVSRAMDSLYSIMGSQAEINQSVLENSGVVKGESDQIKVAADEQRGAVREITDVITQINEHTINTAAGAEEMSSSAKNLSNTADKLKGICDQFQL; from the coding sequence ATGAAATTCAATAGCCTTAAGACTGTGATTGTCGCCCTGAGCATTGCCGTAATTATGGTGCTTACCTTTGGGATCTCCTCATTTGCTTACATCATAGGTAAAACATACATCGTAGATGCCTACATTGGGGAAATGAAAAATGTCGCTAGGCTCTCCGGTAGGCAAATTCAGAATTTTTTTGACCAACAATTTCTTTTGGCCGAATTTATAGCCACCAACCCAGAATTTGCCGAACGATGCATTAAAAAAGATCGTAAGTATCTTGATCCACTCCTAGCCAATTTAAGCCAAAAATTTGGAATCTATGAAAATGTTTTTTTATCCACTGCAGAAGAGAACCCTGTTGTTTTTTCCGATGCAACAGGCAAAGCCATTGGGTTTCGTTGGGGGAACACTGGATTCAATGAAAATATAAAAGCAGTACTTTCAGGAAAACCTCTCTTAAGTAAGGTGAATCGATCTCCTGTCACACAGGAACCTGTTGCGGTCCTAACAATGCCTGTATTCCAAGGAAAACAAGTTGTAGCAATCTTTGCATTTGCGATTTCGTTAAACCACCTTACAGATGAAGTAGTGAAGGATGTCAAAATTGGAAAGGAAGGTTTTGTTGCCATCACAGATAGAGAAGGACAAGTCATTGGACATCCTGATAAATCATTAATTTTAAAACTAGACCTCCAAAAACTAGATTGGGGGAAAAAGTTACTCGCTCTAAAATCAAATGAACATATGGAATATTTTTTCGGGAAAGAAAAAATCGCTACTGTATTCGATTTAGGGCAATACAATATCCGATTGGCAACCATTGCAACGAAAGGAGAGATTCTAAGTGTTGTTCATGATATGTTGTTAAAGATTGGAATCTTTGCTATTGTCATTTTGAGTATTTCCATTTATGCACTTTCAAAACTCATCACACAGAGACTAAAACCCATTTCGGGCCTACGTGATCTTTTCAAAAAAATGTCTGCCGGTGATCTTAGCCAAAATTTAAAAATCACACATGATGATGAAATTGGTGAGCTCAGCGGTGATACAAATTTCTTTTTACAAAGTCTTAGAAAAATTGTCTCCGAGATTCAATTTATATCACAAGAACTTGCATCGAGCGCGGGGCAACTTTCTTCTAGTTCAGATAGTTTTTCTGGAGGTGCTCAGGCAACTGCAGCTTCCACCGAACAGATGTCAGCAACGGTAGAAGAAATGTCTGCCAGTATGGAAAACATCACTGGTTCTATCGATATCCAACACAATAATATCTCTCAATTTCAAATTAAAATTCAAGAGTTAGCAAATAGTGTAAAACAAGTCGCTGATGAAATCAACCATACGATAAACAGGATGAAATCGATTTCTAATCAGGCAAAAGAAGGAGAGCAGTCTCTCACTGGTATGAATGAAATGATTAGCAATATATTGAAATCATCAGATGAGATGAAAGCAATCATAGCCATTATCAATGAAATCTCAGACCAAACACAACTTTTGGCATTGAATGCAGCGATTGAAGCTGCTCGTGCAGGGGATGCAGGTAGAGGATTTGCTGTCGTGGCAGAAGAGATATCCAAACTTTCCATCCGGACTGCCTCTTCTATCAAATCCATTTCAGAAATGATTGGCAAAAACTCGAAGGAGCTAGATGGAGGTGCTAAAAGTATCCAGTCATCAACTTCCCTCATCCAAGAAATCATTAAAAACATCAATGATGTTTCCCGAGCAATGGATTCCCTTTATAGTATTATGGGTTCTCAAGCAGAAATCAACCAATCGGTTTTGGAAAACTCTGGTGTTGTCAAAGGGGAGTCGGACCAAATCAAGGTCGCAGCGGATGAACAAAGGGGAGCTGTTCGAGAGATTACTGATGTCATCACTCAAATCAACGAACATACCATCAACACAGCTGCAGGCGCAGAAGAGATGTCATCCTCGGCAAAAAATCTTTCGAACACCGCAGATAAATTGAAAGGTATCTGCGACCAGTTTCAATTGTAA